A window of Daucus carota subsp. sativus chromosome 2, DH1 v3.0, whole genome shotgun sequence genomic DNA:
tggtcagtggggttgcaattcttgagaaatcctgtacaaaccttctataataacctgctaACCCCAAGAAACTTCTAATCTCTGTGggggtctttggtctttcccaattcattatagcttcaatctttgctggatctaccttgattccatcacgactcactatgtgtcctagaaattgaacttcttgtaaccaaaattcacatttagaaaactttgcatacaattTCTCCTTTCTTAATATCTCTAAAGCTGTTCTCAAATGTTCTGCATGCTCTTCAgctgtcttagaatatatcagaatatcatctataaaaacaatcacaaacttgtccaaatacttcttaaagactctattcattaaatccataaaagctgctggtgcattcgttaatccaaaagccattactaaaaattcataatgaccgtaccttgttctaaaagctgtcttaggtatatcctcagatttgattttgagctgatGGTATCCCGACCTAAGGTCAATCTTAGAGAAATACTCTGCTCctttcaactggtcaaacaagtcgtcaatacggggtaaaggatatttattcttgatggtaagcttattaagctctctgtaatctatgcataacctcatacttccatctttcttctttacaaacaacactggtgctccccatggggaTACACTAGGTCTAATCACTCCTTTTTCcaataactcttgtaattgttttgccaattctttcatctctacggtgccatcctatacggggctttggatattggctccgttccaggtgctaagtcaattgcaaattctatctctctatctgggggaagtcctggtaactcatccggaaacacgtctggaaattcattcactactggaatattttcaagttttactggttcctgacttttatcaattacataagcaATATAAGCTTCGCATCCTTGTCGTAACATCTTCTTTGCTTGGATCATGGTTAAAAATttctttacttgcttttgtcctctaaaCGTTATTACCTTGTTATCTGGTGATATTAATATTAccttcttatttttacaatctatctgcgcactatgtttagacaaccaatccatccctaggattacatcaaactcccccaacttgaaaggtatcaagtcggcacaaaacttacttcctaaaatctcaatttcACAATCAGGGCAAACTCGATTAACAGTAATACGATCCTGATTCGCTAGTTctacattcataacctcattcaacaattcaaccggacaattcaacttatcaacaaaagcttgagaaataaatgatctagtggctccagaatcaattaacaccttggCATTTATAGAGTTTACATTAAGCGTACCTGTCACCACATCGGCATCCTGAATAGCATCCTTTACTGACATATCAAAGACTCTTGCCCTAGGAGGTTCATTCACTTCTGGAACAGTTCCCATGATTCTAAGTGCATTGCTAACAGGGGCTGGTGTCTTGCAGTCCTTAGCCATATGTCCTGGCTTTCCACATTTAAAACATGTATATCCTATGGCTGGAATCTTACTTGTTGAGCCTCTATTGGTCTGATCCTTTATTGCTGGCTGGTTCTGACATTCTCTAGAGTAGTGTCCTTTCTGGTTGCATTTAAAACATACCACATTCAGTTTGTTACATactcctccatgtctcttgccacaCGTTTGACATTCTGGCATTGAAGACCTTTGCTGATTGGCCTGACTTCCCGTAAGAAAACGTCCTCCTTGTCCACCACTGCCTATTCTCTTAAAATTAGGATTTCCTCCTACTTGAAACTTCCCTTTCTTCTGGAACCTCCCCTGATGAGATGATCCTCCTCTATTGTCTGGCTTTCTCTTCTTATCCTCTTTAGActtctgaaacaactcattctcagcctccgcaatcattgccttctcaaccactgccgcatacgtctctaattgcaaaatagctaacttgctCCTAATCCAAGGTTTCAGACCTTGTTGGAATCTTTTTGCTTTCTGCCTATCGGTCTCTACATACGTtggcacaaacctagccaattccgcaaacttattctcatattcaaccacagacatatttccttgtttcaactctaaaaagttcaactccatttgatcttgaagaaacctaggaaaatacttctctaaaaacaattccttaaacctctcccaagttatctcaactgtaccttccatattcttcacagattcccaccaatacgttgcttcattctttaagtaGTGACTGGCATACTTTGTTTTCTGATCCTCACTTGCTGGAACTAATGcaaaacacttttccatttctttcaaccatgtttgggctgcaacaggatctgctgagcccttaaactctggaggattaactgcctgaaaagttttaaaagttaccctaggattctcttgatgttgctgttgtcgggtaagatgagcagtttgttgagccaaaatttgaatcagttgggccacagcaggatctactgggcctatattgacattctggttatcattgttatcattgatgctgttggtgccttcaggatcactgttggcacgagtatgtcttgttggaggcattctgtaaagaagaaacaatttacttagtcgttttaaatcaaattctcttttatagaaggtttttaagaaaacagaattatacatttttgaaaacatttttgagattgtttaactaaataaattgcatgcttctttacagaatgtaaaaCATTGAAAGAAAGATTGTAATACTATCACAAGAGTTTATGATTGGTactgaaagtaaagtaaagtaaaacaagtgcgataaagtaaaggacaagactgaaaagtaaaagatgctgatatatataagtcagtgctggagatacaagcgtcaagcgctttatcaaaagtaaagtacaacaacagcaacagcaaggcTATCCTCTAGTCCGCTCggctagtctatatatacatgtcaaaatctgccgACAACCACAGCAACATACatatcatctagtcagctccgctagtctatatacatgacaaaatctgctgacctgaTACATACTACTCACTACATACTGCATCATACACACTACTCACTACAACACTGACCATCTCCAACACCTGATATACTCCAGACCTAAGGGAAGTCTGGTCCTCCGATAACATCCAACCGCTCCACGACCCAACGAGCCCAGTCTATAATATCTCCAGGGGTACCAAGTGGTGCGGTGATCCCACATAACCTCTCTACTGCCTCTGTCCTAAAAGCACGTATCTCCTCTCTCAACTGTCGCTCTGCCCGGTTAGGGTCTAAATCCCCCATCGCCTGTGTCAGCTCTCCAATCTGGCCCAACAACTCATCTCTCTCCATCAAGAGTGCCTGATAGTAGTGATAGGGTACTGAAAGAGGGGAACACGGATAAGAGGGTCCAACACCTGAAAACCCAGAAGACTCATGCTCTGGTGGAGGTCCACGGATAGGAGGTCGTACAAGGGGAGCAGATGGGGGCATCTCAGGTGCAGGTGGGGGTATAGCCCTAAGCGGTACAGCTGCAATAGGGGTCTGTCCACTACGAGGGTATCCAGGTGGACGTGAAGGTCCAGCTACAGGTGGGGATGTAAGTGCCCTGGGTGAAGATACGGGTACAACTCCTGGACGGGGTGGAAGTCCCTCAACTGTCGACTCTGAATGATCAgaatgaaccggggtactgggGCCTGACATGCCTGATAATCTGAGAATCAACATGAACAAATACGTATGAGAATCTGCATCCACTACCAACATCAATCCTAGATCTATTACGAATATTCCtcaacctctcaacgttctatctacctatcactcatttctaatcctaaacttctacccaacctaacaatctaggcttgtttcattgacttaaaacctgtcgctctgataccaacctgtggcgccctccaaacccgggtcagaagtttggggtccacaccttatcataaacctgtaattaatgatttaatagatatatagtgacccttaactgtccttggatcgcaacaggttaaagtataaaacaagccacaacacaacttcaattattacaaacccaaatcccaaaataaaaacttaaatcttacaagcttacacgtcATTTGTGTCtcattattcaaactaatacatatatCAAAAGTCAAGCGCTGCCGATAGCTTTCtccatctctcagcctggaatcctggccttaccactagcctgagtatcatcgttaccaaccttctctgctttcactggaaagaacatagagtatcgcaagagtgagctgacaagctcagcaagtataataatatccatttaaacatttatcaaaagatgatgGAAGTCAGTATTTAagagaatcaatctcaatatcaaagtttctttttagattttcaattagaattggatattaaattttatttttaaaaaccaaaggttaggctgctgatcagtcagacactaaccccgagcaggccccgccatgctcgtttactggatccaaggcacacattggcctaaagtgaccactcatctggtctgaccattcatttggtccatttaagaaaactatccaattctattataAATCAGGATGAATATCAACATAATGCAATAAACAGAATCATTAAgaacataattaaatttttggaGCAGAAACAGAATTCAGTTCAGAAGCATCTTAAAGATATTCCATAATGAGAATCAGGAATAATTTCACGAGTTAAGGAATCAGATATAGCATATCTGGATTTCAAGTGAACAATAATCATGGTTTGTATGGAAGAAGGTCTCTGGTTTTATTAAAAGATCCACATGTCAAAGGATGTTTTCAAATCCAAAGAAGTTAGGTTATTGAAAAGGAATAAGCAATTATGGGGTATATGGTGTTTCAAGTATGATTGACTTCCGGTCAATTGGTTTGGATAGCAAAGGTGTGTCAAAACATTGAAATAAGGTTCATAGGGTagttatccaaaaaaaaaaatctcaaggtTTGAAGGTTTACAGTTGAATAAGGTTTCCAAAATAGGTATCAAAGAATCAAGTTAAGGGCTCAAGAATCAATAAATGAATAGTCCAAGTGATAGTCAAAGAATCTGGTTGATGGTTTAAGAATCGATGAATTAAACAATTCATGATATGGCTCATTAAGTGTCATGAGTGAATTAGAAAGCTCGCAAAGCAATCACATcaaggatcatatatatatatttgaaggaaAGTACCAAGGAAACTTGCCTTATACTgacgatttcaaatttcaatcgctcctgctcgatatactattctatatccacttgctttcccCCTCTAATACGCCTGGCTTCTCTGCTAATCATCACAACTAATTATCAatatgtgatctcatactattctcatcATCTTACATTCGAAACgggcttctatctacccttcgtttcacccaaatccgatttacggatcaaaagatatatcaaaaacaattttatatcaatcacgtaaacacataacatctcaatcagatagcacatagcacgtatcacataaaatatttaataaaatatatttttcaaaagaagtttgaagtcaaacggacttttctggtatttattatgaattttttaaacatttttcggaattaaaacgggtcaaagaatcattttataaataaataatccatttctggatactcgaaatcaagcccgaaatcatttgaaatcaattaacgagcttcaatcatattttagaataatattttaaagctcgaaactatttttcggaattttaaaatcatttaaaaatatttaaaataattaaatctaattaataaatcaattaaaatcaattaataattaattaaaacaattaatcaattaataattaaattaattgactaattataataattaattactaattaaaattaattaataaattaaatcagatttatttttgaatttataaataattaaaaacaatttttgaaattaaaataaatgattttcgaaattaaatttaaatcagaaatcatttttaaaactttttaaaagtcCAGGGTTTGAATTGCAACTTTTGGAAACTTCAGGGTTTAAAAGTTACCATCTCCAAAAGTCAGGGGGCCAGGTGGTAATTTACCACCGGCGGCGACCCCCGACCGCCGGAGACGGCGGCTCAGGCCTCCACGGGCCATGGAAACGTGCAGATCACAAGCATTCAACCCCATAAACTTGCTCAAGCCATCAAAATCCTTAAACAAGCAACGTTGAAGTCGCCGTTTGAGGATTAAAAACCCGCCGCCGACGGAATATTCCCAGGCATCGGCGGCGCCTTCCCCGCCTCCTCCACTTCAATTAATCACTGAAATCAACTCTACACCGGCTTATAAACATGATGGTATAGTTTGTTTGTGCTCAGAATCACCAGATAACCAAACCccaaatttcaattgaatataTTCAAAGAACACGAAGAACCCTAGTTTTCTAATTCGACAATCAAACTCAATTTTAAAGGTGTTATGAACctccaaatcacacatataACATACCAAAATGaccaggagaagattatctacaacatacaatcatcaaatcacacaaacaacttcaaaatcaaaaagccctaatttaagcctatttatttcgaatttaaaactcaaaatccatacccacctgatgttgctgcactgattttgatgctagattatgattctacttgttaaaaccttcaatttgagcccttgaacgccaaaatccgagtccgataacgcgtccaaatcctcgtttgaatctcaagaacacgaagaactctctcgggaatttctcggttttaactggttttatgattttcgtaataaaataaagtacagttaagtatatttatacttatgaataattagtacccctttgaatcatatatggcatgaaaatacaatgtttaatagctttatactaataaaacgggtccaatcggtaccggttttcgagataatcatcaaacggggctttttaatccgtcattagtatgcgggtcccaccgtcattatgacaagataaggataagtataaaataaccagtttcacgtttatcgagacaactagataattatctaataccgaaaaactccgccggaccggctccggaacaaaccgtactccggatcgaaaaagtcaaaacatgaaaaatgtccggaatgttcaaattaagctaaaggtgaattttgttggaattttcgggaagtaaaatctcggtaccgttacaggttgacggttttcagaaaatcaaaataattagtgattaattaaaatatacataattaaatccataaatcaaatataaaatcatctgacaatacataaatcgatatgaacatatctaaataaattatattttgtactgaacatataaaaatttatattcctcaaatttaatcaaaaatacataactaaattaatagaacaggaaccaattaattcacaaaaattcatataatattcatataatattcattaatcattcaaataattacacggataatcccagatgttacagtatatttcctattcaaagctgtctatggactcaagcattcaccaaggacatggtatgacactttctctgagtttttaattaaaaacaattttactagaggtgtcatagacaaaactctcttttacaaattgcatgataaggatgttatatttgttcaaatatatgttgatgatattatacttggttctactaacgataacttgtgcaagagatttgctaagttaatgcagagtaactatgagatgagtatgatgggtgagctgtcctacttccttggtcttcaagtaagccaaaaggaagatgggatattcatttgccaatcaaagtatgttagagatcttcttcgaaagtacaatatGGAAGACTCTTCACCAGCAAAGACACctatggccactgccacaaagcttgaccataGGGATGGACATtcaccccgccccgctcgaccccgatccgatccccgcaccgaacggggcggggaatcggggaatttttcgggtTCGGGGTCGGGGTCGGGGTCGGGGgattatttctaaaaattttcggggtcggggcggggtcgggttTTTCAtgatccccgccccgaaccccgacCCCGACCCGATATAATACCCGaaccccgatccccgccccgattCATCACCCGAACCCCCCAAACAAGAagtgttatataaaatatatatgtttaaatgATGATGCGTGAATGTGGTTTTGAACCCCTGACCTCCCAGGAGAAATGGGATATGCTGACCACTGTGCCACATGTGGTCAGCATATCAtatctttataacttttctaAAATGCTTATATGAATAACCTAAAAAACATAATGATCaaacatgattaaaaaaaaaataaaatcggaCTCATAATAAactaaattacaaaaataactaatttaaaaCGTAGCTtcaattcaaaactaatttaaattatgtaaaacctaaaatatgtataggttgatatataattttaatacattttttttattatttagattTTGTCAAAATAATACATGTATAATCCGGTTAAAAAATGTGCATGTTATGTTTTTATTCACATGACCTAAGTTAACTTTGCATCTATGGCCAAGaaatatgaaatgaaatatttatataagtttcTAATAGCTTATATGATTTTCCAGGCATATTACTTACTAGCAGGGGCCAGGGGGAGTGTTTCTGGAATTTTTCTTTGCAGAGCTGCAAGAAGCTACAAGTCAAGAAAAATTTAGCATGTTAAATTTGAGTTGTGTAATATTCTTATCATTTTGTAACTTGAATTCCTttcttgaatattttattagaagTTATTTGTGTGGACCAGATGATCTGAAAGAATGTTGCTTTGTTTTGTTAAATGTTCATGACATATTACTCTTAACTACTTCCTGTATATATTACAGGGTGTtattgtgattttatttttgtcatGGTCACTGGAGCATGTGATCAGGCTACTTTTTTGTTAAACACTCTAGTTACAAGTCAactttttctttaaaatatagtataatcatgaaatttaaatatattttagtatatttgcaaaaaccccgaaaccccgcggggatccccgttccccgttcgGGGCGGGTACGGGGAAACAAAAATACTCCccgtcggggatcggggcggggtcgggttATGGGTAtcaattcggggatcggggtcggggatagcactccccggTCCCGAAGTGACCCGATGCCCATCCCtacttgaccaggataaatctggtaagaaagttgatatcacaagctattgaggtatgattggctctttactgtatcttactgcaagtagaccagatatcatgtttgcaacatgtttgtgtgctaggttccaagatgatcctaaggaatcacatcttatagccgtcaaaagaatctttagatatcttaagggtacacctggcttaggaatctggtaccctaagaatattGGTTTTGAcataaccggctatacagattctgattatgcaggatgcgggattgataggaagagtacgtctagaagctgtcaatttctaggacgtcgattagtttcctggtatagcaagaagcaacactctgtgtctacttctactactgaagctgagtatatagctgttggaagctgctgtgctcagatcttgtggatcaggaatcaatttaATGACTATGgagttgtagtaaacaaaattcctatattttgtgataatacaagtgccatagccatttccaacaatccggttcaacactcaagaaccaagcacattgatatcaggtgtcattttattcgagaacatgtcatgaatgggacagtggtgttacattttgtacctaCGACTGAgtaaattgctgacatcttcactaaactactagatgaatccactttctctaagctggtttgtgagttagggatgttaaatatgacatagttctcattgtatatatttttcatatgcattatgtgtttttatatatttttgtgaattttctatgtaattatatccgtgttattagattttatatgatattttgtatattatctgataatattttgagtaattatgcatgcttgtatattaatctataattttctaagtgctcttgtactcccctgtaatattctctaggcatttagatattatttgtatttattttgtatttttcaaaattaattaagtataaatatttgattttaagttaattcattttattgaattaaagttaaattcataagtatttatatttaattaaagttgaattttacaaaatatttgtgtaatatatagtattgtttttattataaatttttgattttaattgcaaaatattttatctttaaaataaatcaaaaatcataataatatattaatatatttcgtTTCCTGGTtgtttcggcaagacaattggtTTGTCTTACTGAGCTTTTGTTCAGCAAGACAAAATTACATTTTGTCCTACCGAATGCACTATCCTATGCTCAACAAGACATTCAAATTGTCTTACGACTTCTACACAACCTCCTACTacgctcggtaagacaatttttaaattgtcttacccGAGTCTGTTTAGCCCCAAGCGCGACAATCCGTTTGTCTTACTACGCTACACTCCCTCCTTCAGTTTTTTTTCGGTAAGACAAAAGGCACGGATTGTCTTACTGGTATTCAAACCCCCGTTTGTCTTTTCGACTTAGATTAAAACCCTTAAGACAAAACCAAGCTTTTGTCTTAGCAGTTCATCATCTCCCT
This region includes:
- the LOC108198308 gene encoding lysine-rich arabinogalactan protein 19-like; amino-acid sequence: MSDRLSGMSGPSTPVHSDHSESTVEGLPPRPGVVPVSSPRALTSPPVAGPSRPPGYPRSGQTPIAAVPLRAIPPPAPEMPPSAPLVRPPIRGPPPEHESSGFSGVGPSYPCSPLSVPYHYYQALLMERDELLGQIGELTQAMGDLDPNRAERQLREEIRAFRTEAVERLCGITAPLGTPGDIIDWARWVVERLDVIGGPDFP